In Bacteroidota bacterium, a single genomic region encodes these proteins:
- a CDS encoding phosphate-starvation-inducible PsiE family protein gives MEKALDKFEKIISTILLLVAMFVVSFQTLELIWELIISFSARILEVGLEYRPEYTQTVVVLFFSILLTLEIMETIKVYRHNHQAKIEIILIVVMIAISRKILAMDTQEAHVEEELAISALIVAFSLSYFLVRIRNRKKVSTIKNEQDK, from the coding sequence ATGGAAAAAGCACTTGATAAATTTGAAAAGATAATAAGCACGATACTTCTACTGGTAGCCATGTTTGTCGTAAGCTTTCAAACACTTGAACTTATCTGGGAATTGATAATTTCATTTAGTGCAAGAATTTTAGAAGTGGGGCTTGAATACCGGCCGGAATATACCCAAACTGTAGTGGTACTATTTTTTAGTATTCTGTTAACGCTTGAAATAATGGAAACCATAAAAGTTTACCGGCACAATCATCAGGCTAAAATCGAAATTATTCTAATTGTTGTTATGATTGCCATTTCCCGAAAAATTCTGGCCATGGATACACAGGAGGCACATGTGGAGGAGGAACTCGCTATCTCAGCATTAATAGTTGCATTTTCATTAAGTTATTTTTTAGTTCGAATAAGAAACAGGAAAAAAGTTTCAACAATAAAAAATGAACAGGACAAGTAA
- a CDS encoding META domain-containing protein: protein MKKGVILTMGMLICSLVFSDSRGANQVSRTLTTDYSESFREQNPVLTTKKLNPKNSRFVIEGKKIRLKRGVSKIKLDKNSATKLITQYTGKNVVGDINGDGADDMAIILSQQSGGNEIRYYASVISSEKGKYKSSNTVFIGDRINVYSIALNNGNIMMEYADLPKEDTTVFAPTVLLSKILKFESGVLSQKQNEISLFGRSWKWEKTIMNNGKSTVPNNEDAFSLFFSDDGKIFITTDCNTFSGIHKISDNKLTLGPLKSTRKFCEESQEDIFIKSLNEVDTWFINEKQQLILQLKFDSGSIIFGYK, encoded by the coding sequence ATGAAAAAAGGTGTAATTCTAACCATGGGCATGCTTATTTGTTCACTTGTTTTTTCGGATTCAAGAGGAGCTAATCAGGTATCAAGAACATTAACCACAGACTATTCAGAAAGTTTCCGTGAACAAAATCCTGTGTTAACGACAAAGAAATTAAATCCAAAAAATAGCCGCTTTGTAATTGAAGGAAAAAAAATAAGGCTAAAAAGAGGTGTTTCCAAGATTAAGTTAGACAAGAATAGCGCAACGAAATTAATTACCCAATATACAGGTAAAAATGTTGTTGGTGACATAAATGGTGATGGAGCCGATGATATGGCGATAATACTTTCTCAGCAGTCTGGTGGAAACGAGATACGCTATTACGCCTCTGTTATTAGCTCGGAGAAAGGAAAATACAAAAGTTCGAATACGGTATTCATAGGCGACAGGATTAATGTTTACTCCATTGCGCTTAACAACGGGAATATAATGATGGAATATGCAGATCTTCCAAAAGAAGATACGACTGTATTTGCCCCCACAGTGTTACTTTCAAAAATCCTGAAATTTGAATCAGGAGTATTATCCCAAAAACAAAACGAGATATCACTTTTTGGAAGGTCTTGGAAATGGGAAAAAACAATTATGAATAATGGCAAATCCACAGTTCCAAATAATGAAGATGCTTTCAGTTTATTTTTTAGCGACGATGGGAAAATATTCATTACAACCGATTGTAATACATTTTCAGGTATTCACAAAATATCGGATAATAAACTGACTTTAGGTCCGTTAAAATCAACCCGTAAATTTTGCGAAGAATCGCAGGAGGATATTTTTATAAAATCTTTAAATGAAGTAGATACCTGGTTTATAAATGAAAAACAACAACTTATTCTGCAATTAAAGTTTGATAGTGGTTCAATAATTTTCGGTTATAAATAA
- a CDS encoding LuxR C-terminal-related transcriptional regulator, translating into MKNIVTTFEIEVALKRNNLELAKSLIPKATFEPFPIFHLFFIPQLTKVKLMLKAVDIYSPEETKLQLEQLIEFGKLSYHTTLLIQTYPLFALWHLKFGDKNEALTNLKISIDLARETGNVRNFLDLGEEMRILFNRLSPEEKDEPFVKQIIKTFNSTKQKSINSTIINQNNEIDLEAIDELSEKELEILRLVAIGFQNKEIADKVFLSPATIKTYLYRIYGKLGVKNRISAVTKTKQLYPTLLSQRITS; encoded by the coding sequence TTGAAAAATATTGTAACTACCTTCGAAATTGAAGTAGCGTTAAAAAGAAATAATCTTGAATTGGCAAAAAGCCTTATTCCCAAAGCTACTTTTGAACCCTTTCCAATATTTCACCTATTTTTTATCCCACAATTGACAAAGGTAAAACTCATGTTAAAAGCTGTTGACATTTATAGTCCGGAAGAAACTAAATTACAACTGGAACAACTTATTGAATTTGGCAAATTATCTTATCATACAACACTTTTAATTCAGACCTATCCACTTTTTGCTTTATGGCATCTTAAATTTGGCGATAAAAATGAAGCGCTTACTAACTTAAAAATCAGTATTGATTTAGCCAGGGAAACAGGAAATGTAAGAAACTTTCTGGATTTAGGCGAAGAGATGAGAATCCTCTTCAATAGATTAAGTCCGGAAGAAAAGGATGAGCCATTTGTAAAACAAATAATAAAAACCTTTAATTCTACAAAACAAAAAAGTATTAACAGCACTATTATAAATCAGAACAACGAAATTGATTTGGAAGCGATTGATGAACTTTCAGAAAAAGAACTGGAAATACTCCGTTTGGTTGCCATAGGATTTCAAAATAAGGAAATTGCTGACAAGGTATTCTTATCTCCCGCAACAATAAAAACCTATTTATACCGGATTTATGGAAAATTAGGTGTAAAAAACAGAATTAGTGCAGTTACCAAAACAAAGCAATTATATCCTACCCTTTTATCACAAAGAATTACATCTTAA